GTGTTTGTTTGTTGTTCTGTGAATTCAGACACTTCGTTGCACTGTCTATTTCATGTTCTGTGCTTTTACATTAATGGATTCAGACATACAATATTAATATCGCTAACAcaaactttatattttttttcttttaaagttgAAACATGTCCCCAAAAAAAGTTAAAGGGTTACATAAACAAGCGAAAGAGAAAATGATGGATATTATTGATTTGCATTCGGGAGGATATTACTGATTTGCACAATGGTTAGTGTTGTTAGTCTTATGTAGCCTCTTATGGAAAATTTGGTTTTAGTTAGGCTGATTTGTGATCTATATTTTCTAAGCCATATATATCTCTACTAGCCATATATATGGTTCTaattaatatgaaaaaaattcCATGGGGTCAGCATTACTTTTCGTGGTTACGAACCCTTATCAGGTTTTACCTTAAGCGGTTGATAGGATTTGGAGCGGGGCAACGAGTTTTGATAGGGAGGAGATAAGAATCGAAGAGgggaggaaaaaaataaataaataaaataaagtcaAGAGAGAAGGGTATAAGGGTATAATAGTTATTTTTTAACTAGCTTATACCCATGTGACATGTTTCGTTGACCTAcgaataattattataaatatttgATTGATTATGTCCTAAAAGAAAATAGAGTATTGATTTATGACTAATTAGTAAAGATTTTATTGACCTTTAGCTAAATAACCTTAAAATCAACTATATGACAGACTAAACTTAGTTCCGTTACCAAATGTGTGTCATTtttcaacaaataaaagaattgATGTGGAATATATAGTAAAGTGAATTGAAAATTATCTTGATTGACGTAACAATAGGAAAATTTAAGCATTTTAGATTTGAGCTTCAAGCTCTAAATTGGGCTCAATCTCCATCATTCTCAACTCGAGATCGTGAGGCACTTGTGATACATACAATATTTTGCAGTATTGTTTGTGTAAAGTGGTCTCAACTTATGACTATGGAAATTATGGGCTAGGCTCTCTTTGGCGAGCTTTAATACTCCCTTTTTCACAGAGCAAATTAGAAATCAAACTTATCGTTTCAATGTGACCTATGAACTTCGTTAGATCAAATTCTCTTgttatatttgaaaattatgTTTTCTATGCTAGAGATGCTAAGAGAGCAATATCGAGAATCAAACTTATTGTTTTGATGAGAAGTACGAGCTTTTCATCTTAAATTCTATTgtcaaaattttgttattttgaatTATGTTTTCGATTAGAATTGCTAGCAACGGTAATACTTGATGTAGGTATTAAATtgaggtatttttgtcaaatcaagtCCTCCTCTTGAAATGGTGGTTTCTTAAATTTAACGaagattttttcaaaaaataaccaaaatgattgacgatgGATAATTTCAGGAACAACTTCTATTGATTAATtctcaaaaaccaaaataaagagttatagagactattttgactaaaaaccataattttttaaataatttaatactTCCACTTTTTAGAGTTGtcgtttaatttttttcaattatcaCGCTACATTACTACATCAAAAACATACATCATAAATTAGTGCATTGAATCATATCCTTCCACGAAAACTCTTTCCCTATTTAACTATACCAAAATCATCACCATCTCAAACGAATCATCTGCCACCTCCAATGCTCCAACCCACTTGAATCAAACCACTCCAGTCTCCAATCACCGATCCCCCACCAATTAATTAACCTTAAACCCCAATCAAAACCGCATAATCCGATATGCTTAATTAGCTTAGTTGTCACATATGTCGGCCAATGATTGCTCTTCCGGTGCGGCCATAACTGGCCCGGGAGATGTTCTTATTTGGCGGGAACACCGAAGCCTTCGAATTCGACAAAGTTGGTGTTctaaaatatgaaacaacaaAAGCATTTTCTAAGATTACAGATCCGACATTTGTTGCGAGTCACTTTTTGTCCCTTTTGTTCCCAATACATGTCACTCAATCATCGTTTTATCTTCCCCTTAAAGAATTCCAATTTCCAGGTCTCCAGGTTAAGTATATTCTTAAGCGTAAAGAAAATCCGaagatttagaaagaaaaaaacctgGGTTTTGATCTGATTCTTTAACCCGACGACAGGCTGGTCCTGTAAATTAATTTGCAAAAAGATTCCAACTTTCCTACTTAAAGCACCAAAATCTCAACTGGGTTGCCACCGTTTTATCTCTAAACCCACTATAATCTCACTTTAAGCTCCCTAATTAAGCTCTTAATCCATCCATGGCGGACCCTTTTGTAAAAACAGAGGAGCCACCTTCCCAACTTACCCCTCTTCTCGATTCTAATAACAATAACAACCACCACCataacaaccaccacaacaaccaCCACctgggaggagaagaagaatatAAAGACACGCAATTGGACCAAACCCTCCAATGGCTAGAAACGTTTCTCACTCTCTTGGGCTTCAACCAATCTTCTTGGTTGAGCCTTGCTCTGTCCTGGACGGCTCTGGTTCTCATCGGTGTGGCTCTTCCGGTGGTTGTGCTTGTGGTGTTCAACTGCTCCGACTGTGACAAGTATCAGATTAAAGGGTTCGAGCTCGTTATCGTGGGATCGCAGGCGGTTCTGGCGGCGGTCTCCGTACTCTGCATCTCTCACAGTATTCGCAAGTATGGCATTCGGCGGTTCCTGTTTGTTGATCGCTATAACGGTCACATGGTTCGGTTTCGAAACGATTATATCAAGCAAATTAAGGTATAACTTGAAAAGTTTTACTTGATGAATTTATTGTGTTATAGACATGTTATTTCTACTATATTCCGGTGTATGGCATGCATCGGGTGAATGTAGCATTTGGACGTGCGGCCAAGGATTCAACGGCCACATATATAGTTGTATGCTAGCATACTAGAATTTTCCACATATGAACTTAAAATGTGGTAATCCGAATTTTCTTGGGACATTGACAGGATTCATTCTGCTTGCTCGTTCGGTGGGCACTCCCATGCTTTCTTTTGAAGACTCTACGTGAGGTCGTTCGGATGATATATGTCCATCAGGATTCATGGGGGTGGGGGATGTCGGTTGGCGTACTGTTAACCTTGGTTCTGTCATGGGCTTATGTGAGTACGATCACCTTAACAGCCAGCATTTTGTTTCACTTGGTCTGCAATTTGCAAGTTATCCACTTCGACGATTTCGGAAGGGTCTTGGAGAGGGAATCTGACGTGCTGGTGTTTATGGAGGAGCATATCCGTCTGCGCTACCATCTCTGTAAAATAAGCCACAGGTTCCGGATCTTCCTCCTACTGCAGTTCATAGTTGTCACCGCAAGCCAGTTTGTGACTCTATTCGAGACCACAGGATTCAGTGGAGAAATCGGTGTCATAAATGGAGGCGATTTTGCAGTACGTTCAACGCTTTTTGTGTGTATCCGATTGTCGGTAGAGTAACTTCCCGCTCATAATTCCTTCCTATTTTTTCTCCCAAATTTTCAGGTCTCCACGATTGTTCAAGTTGTCGGCATTATCCTTTCCCTGCACGCAGCAACCAGAATTTCCCATAGAGCGCAAGGCATAGCGACAGTTGCCAGTAGATGGCACGCGTTAATGACATGCAGTTCAAACGATACATCTAACAACAGAAGCTCAAACGGCTCGGTGAACTCAGAGGCCGCCAACGCATTAAACTCGCTGCATATAAGTTACTCCGACAGTGATTTGGAGTCGATGGATTATGTTCAAATGCCTAGAAACACACAGCTGGCTTCGTACATGTCTTCGTACCACAGGAGACAAGCTTTTGGTATGGTCAGCTTTCATTGCTTCTGAAATACATCTCTTTGTATTCTCTTAGTTTGCttgtgttggttgttgaagtgtCGGATCACGATCCATGTTTTTATTCTCCAATGCAGTGTTGTACTTGCAAACCAACCACGGAGGGATCACAATATTCGGATGGACGGTCGACAGAGGCCTCCTCAACACGATCTTTTTCATCGAACTATCTTTGATTACCTTTGTGCTTGGAAAGACGTTAGTTTTCTCCTCGACTTGATACGTTCCCACTCTTTCCCGGCCACATTGGCGTTGAGAAACCGACCTGCGAAAAAAGAAGTTCAGGGTTCATGCCCAGAATCGTTGATTTGTTCTGGTTTGCATCGTCATCTCTTCACGATGTGGTACTTTGAAGCGTACGACTTGTTTCCGACTACAAGTCCAGCGGTCGGAGAGAAATAGGAAGAAACTTGTATGTTGTAAACTGTATACTTCAAATGCCAAATTCACGCTTCCTTTTTGTATACCTTCTACATAGGAGAAGAGTTTAagatgatttatttatttatttattttggtcgACGGTTTAAGTAGACTGGAAGGTACCATTTTTCATTGTTGTATTGAATGCCGAATTCCCCATtccttagtgtaaaaaatatcgatgaattaaataataaaatatatatatatatttggaatgGACCGAGGCAAACAGCGAGATCAATACACTACAGACTAATCGGTGCGCAAATGCAAACTAACATTTTCGACAATGCAGACAGAATCGAGTCCCACAACGGCAGATCGTTAGCTGTGATTGTGCATAAACTTCATCAGCTAATTACCTGTATGTGCATGCGATGTCTCTACCGCCTTAATCTGCCTCTCGAGCCTCAATCAGCCACCACCTGCAGAAAAGCATATGGCAAAGTATTTGTCTACATTCCACCTAGGCTTACTGATTCTTCTCATACAATATTTGGTTAAGTTTATGGGAAGGAGACAACTATATTCCATCTTCAAGCAACCCATTCGACTCCAGCCGTGCCTATAACGGAATTACGACACAGATAAGCAACAATAACCGAATATCAAGGAGTGTCCTCTTATCCATTAAAGAGATTAAAATTCCGAAAACCCATTCATCGATACAAAACTACAAAAGTTGCACCATATGCCAACGAAGGTCGTTAAAATTGAGAATACATATTAAGGTGCAGATTAGTCATTTTGCAAACATATTCACATCTTCAAATGACCAACACTGTATTTGGAATTTGCATGAATCAAGGTAGATAATTATTTATAATCAGAAAAACATATGGATTGAAAACACAGAAAATCAAGACAGCACAATTGGCGGAAAATCAGCTAGAGTTTCCTCTAAACCATGTATATAAACCGTAGTCTATATGCTTCGAGTTAGTCATCCCTATACATCAGCGGACCACCTTAACCCGCGCATTCAGATTTTAAGCAGCGTTGAATTTTATTCAATTATATGAACAACATAAAAGCAAGCTGAACGGCCACAACATGCTCCTGAAATTGTCAAATTTAGATTATGAACTGTCCAGGAATTGCAACCAGAATTGATTTTTAttcttcattttcctttctaatgCATTTCTCAATACACTTCtggaacaaacaaaaaaaggcaTACACTAAAATGCCGTCAAAATTATCCACAGAAAAAACCATTAAGATCCGAAGAAGATAACACCAAAATCTAAACAAACCAAGGGTTTGCATAGTACCTCTAGTTTGCCCGTAGGAACAACTAAATGAAGTTCTATAAATTCTTGGAAGTGCAGGAAACCTCCTCAATTTGCTTGCTTTGATACTGCAGTGACATGCGCAGATATACGTCATAAATAAATCTAGAACTAGTGAAATGTTGATTCTTCACCACCAGAAGCAAAAAAGGGAATAACTGGACAAAGTGAATCATTTTCCATGTCCACGGGTACTGATGGAGGTCAAAATACCAAAAATGACACTAACAAGGCACTGAGGTAAATAAAGAATGAACTACTACACCAACACAGGGTACCCATAGAATAGAATCAATTTGGTACGAACtcactgaaaatttgaaaataaaagaactaCACTAAGCAATAAAGTTGATATCTGAAAAACTCGATGCCTACCCAGCACAGAAGCAAAAAGAGAATGAATAAAGTTACAGTTCTCGTGCACATATATTAGAAAGGTAAATTACCATGTAACCGGTCATGTACAGCATTGTTTTTAATACGTATTTTGAGGGCTTCAACTTCCAAGAAGCAACAGAAAAGATGTTTGTTCACTATCCAACAAATGTTTTAAACGAATATATTGTctatattataattaaataataccCTTATGGCTTAAAATCTTCATCCCCCAGAACATTCCACAGATATCAGAGAGTAACATATTACCTTAAAAAATAATACGGTAACTGTCAAACTCTTCATCAAGAAAAAGCAAAGAATGCCCCTCCACTTCACATCAACCGCCTCTTGCAAACACAACGTGAATATTAAATATGTTCCAATATAACTGGCAGTGCTAATATTGAAAAGCAAAAGAGAGCTGTTTACAATGTACCAACAAAAATATGTTACATACACGAGTTTCAGCTGCAATTGATTCTCTTTTCTAAAGAAAAGGCAATGAAAGTAACGTCACAGATGCATTCCTATACGATGATCAAAGATGAAAGGCAAAGTTAACCTCAACATGAAAGCAATGTCACAGATACATTCTCCAACCAAATCATGAAGTGCCTGCTAAAAAACAGCACAAATGATCATCTGACATATAATGTTTGCAACTTCCGTTTGAAGCATGTCTCTCACCTCAGCCATGTCCAATATCAAGGCCACTGATCACTGATTCATTTCTACTAGCCAAATACTCCACCAGTTCCTATTTGCCCTTGCTGCAACTCCTTTCTACGTTGCTCTTCCAAAGGATCTGGACTTTTCAACACTCTCCGCGTGCGCCTATTTACAAAATGAATTTTGTTAAATGTAGGAAATCAAGTCCCAAGTAATACCACATGTGGGACTTGTTTGTAGCAATAGATAGATCAAGATACCTGTCCTGAGCATGATGAGCAGGAAAGGTAGGCATGAACTCCTTCGTTGTAGGAAGAGGAACTTCACGAAACCACTCATGATTCAGAGCATCTCCAGCTGTAATTCTCTGTATAAAATACAGTACATGTATAAGTAACCATACCAATCATACCCAAATAAGGCAAGTCTAGGTAGCAGACTTACCTCTTCAGGATCATAAGTTAGAAGCCTGTTCAACAAATTAAATCCAGCATCAGAAAGTACTGGAGATCCAGTAAATGGCGTAGCTGGGAACTTCTTGCGCAAAAGATTATACCTGAAAGAAACAGGTCAGAAGTTAATTCATAAATGAAAAGCTTAGAACTGAAAGCATCACCAATGGAGGCCAGATAGCCAGATGAGAATCACCCAAAGCTGGAAGCCTGGGAAAACAGCGGCAAGAATAAGAACATCAAGATGTCATAATGAAAATTTGGGAATTACTTCAAAAAATATTCATACTTACGGGTGCTTGACAAAGTTGACCTTCACTCCAGGAAGCTTGGAATATCCGGGCCAGATTGTCTCATTTGGTGTGCCAAGGATTCTAAAAATCTGTAgtgattataaatttttatgagAAGTGCAGTGATTACGAActtaaagaataaaaataactaAATCCGCAAGTATGTGAATGAGTAAGAAAGTACTCAAACATCAAGCACGTCAAATAAAATTAACTTACCTTGTCAAGTTGATCAAATTCAGTTTTCCCATTGAAAAGTGGCTCCTTTGATAATAGTTCAGCCATGATACAACCAAGTGACCACATATCAATAGCTGTTGAATATTCTTTCACTCCCAACAGAAGTTCCGGTGCCCTGCATTGAAATAGCATTAATGACTAAAACTTTTGAGGGTACACAAAAGTATGCATCTACGATCTACATACAACATACACAAACACACATATACATGCACACCAGGCAAAAGCAAACAATAGCCCACAcataacaaataaaacaaatcatAGCAAAGACAATTGTGGAAAACAGGAACAGCTATATCAATGGCCTTTATCACATTAAACCCATCATGACTAACATATGCTGAGATGGCATCAACCTTGAAATACAAAGAGAGATGCCAAGAATACAAAGCTAATTGTACAGTCAAATTACTTGAGAATAAAAAGAACTGAATCCAATAACAATGAAAACCCGTGAAACCATATGTCAATCttgaaattcaaagtggaaGTCGTCaaccaattaaaaaaatcaaagatgaaTTAATAGGTTAAACTGATACGCATAAAACACCTAAaggatgaaattaaaaataaaataaagagcaATGGGCAGTTGCAGCTCACCTGTACCAAAGTGTAACCACCAAATGAGTATATGGTTTTAAAGGACTCCCGTACTGACGAGCCATCCCAAAGTCACATATTTTCAACTCACCCCGGTTATTCATAAGCAAGTTAGATGTCTTCAAATCTCGATGAAGCACCCAATTATCATGAAGATATTTCACACCTGCCAATAACTGAAGCATAAGGCATTTAACTTCACTCTGACTGAATGGCTGCTTCTTTGTCTCCATGAGTGCTTTAAGATCATGTTCCATGTACTCCATCACCATAAAAATACTATCAAGGTTACTCCCCACCACCACTTCCTTCACATCAACAATTGATGGGTGATGAAGCGAAAGAAGAATGTTTATTTCCCTAAGAGAAGTCAATGGGAAACCTTCTCTTTCCTTCTCCATCTTTACCTTCTTCAAGGCCACAATTTCTTTAGTTTTCTTATCCATAGCTCTATATACAACACCATAAGTGCCTTCATCGATCTTGTTTAGTCTCTCAAACTCGTCAACACTTCTACAACCCTGAAGCATGTTCACGCTTCTTTGTGGAGGAGCTGCAGGTTCTGCTGTCTCGCGAGAGTTATTGTCATCATCTGAATCTGTGTCTGACTGACTAACACTAGAATCATGATCACCATGATCCTTGTCAGTATCCATATAGTCATCCCTCTCTGAATCATTATCATGGTAATCATCCCTACTGGAAGATCTTATACGGGCATCTGTTTCATCAGATTCAGATGACTGCGCTCTTGCTCGTTCGGACTCGTCTCTCTTAAGCTCCCCCGACTCTGAGTTTAATGAATTATTCTGTACTCTATCTTCCACTGACCCTGCCAGAGGagttttcttcctccttttaggCATTTCCTGGTTCTCTAAACTTTCACCTCCATCACCAGGTGATATGTTTCCTGCTGCCCATCTTGAAGATGATATATCCCGGGTGGGAACATATTCTTCATCTTCTAGCTGCTCTGCTTCATGATCATCACCCGAttgctgatttggtgaagatATCCCTAGTGGAGACTCAGAGACACCATTACTAACATACCCAGACGCCACTGGCGCCTTAACTGGTGAGGAAGATTGTAAATTCTCGACTTGATCAATTTTAGCTGAAGATACTTGTACACTGCTATCTGAAATAACATTAGGAGACTGATGATGTACCCTAGACAATGATGGTGGTGGAGGAATTGCTGCACCCGCCGTGGTGATCTTACTTTTTGATGGATTACTCACTCCTTTGTCATCTCTATCCCAGACAATTGGCGAaaacttccttttcttctctttcggAGACTGAGTTCCATTCTCCACCACTTTTGAAACCATACTTTCTTTGACCTGCACTGCCGATTCAATAGCATCGTCAGACCCACTCTCACTCGACAATTCACCAGGTTCCCTATCCAATGCCCTAACCGAAAACCCACAAGGCTTGGGCCCACGGCTCACAACCCAACCACTGCTATTGCTTGAATCATTCCTACCTGAAGAGGAGCGATACCCACCATTAGCCACATTCCCCTCCTTAATATCCTTCTGCCTAACCCTAATTTTATCTCTCAAATCCCTAGCTTGACCCATTTCAACATCAGGATTTCCGTTCCTAATCCTTTCATAGTCCTCTTTGGCCGTAGCAAAATCCCTCCTTGGAAAATCAAAACTGGACTCTCGACCCCTGAACTCATTTTCACGATGGTCCCCATGTCTTCCAGCAGCCATAAATCTCTATATCCAAAGCTCTAAATCACCACGGAATAAGGAACCCTTATCCCAATTCAAGTTAGCtataaaaccctaaccctaaacccccACAAAATTAGCCCAACTACTTGTTCCCaatatttgaattgaaaattcacAAAACTCGAAGAAATTGAATACGCAACCCTAAGTCCCAACGGACTCGGATCCAA
This Pyrus communis chromosome 6, drPyrComm1.1, whole genome shotgun sequence DNA region includes the following protein-coding sequences:
- the LOC137736264 gene encoding uncharacterized protein; this translates as MADPFVKTEEPPSQLTPLLDSNNNNNHHHNNHHNNHHLGGEEEYKDTQLDQTLQWLETFLTLLGFNQSSWLSLALSWTALVLIGVALPVVVLVVFNCSDCDKYQIKGFELVIVGSQAVLAAVSVLCISHSIRKYGIRRFLFVDRYNGHMVRFRNDYIKQIKDSFCLLVRWALPCFLLKTLREVVRMIYVHQDSWGWGMSVGVLLTLVLSWAYVSTITLTASILFHLVCNLQVIHFDDFGRVLERESDVLVFMEEHIRLRYHLCKISHRFRIFLLLQFIVVTASQFVTLFETTGFSGEIGVINGGDFAVSTIVQVVGIILSLHAATRISHRAQGIATVASRWHALMTCSSNDTSNNRSSNGSVNSEAANALNSLHISYSDSDLESMDYVQMPRNTQLASYMSSYHRRQAFVLYLQTNHGGITIFGWTVDRGLLNTIFFIELSLITFVLGKTLVFSST
- the LOC137737525 gene encoding cyclin-dependent kinase G-2-like isoform X1, which encodes MAAGRHGDHRENEFRGRESSFDFPRRDFATAKEDYERIRNGNPDVEMGQARDLRDKIRVRQKDIKEGNVANGGYRSSSGRNDSSNSSGWVVSRGPKPCGFSVRALDREPGELSSESGSDDAIESAVQVKESMVSKVVENGTQSPKEKKRKFSPIVWDRDDKGVSNPSKSKITTAGAAIPPPPSLSRVHHQSPNVISDSSVQVSSAKIDQVENLQSSSPVKAPVASGYVSNGVSESPLGISSPNQQSGDDHEAEQLEDEEYVPTRDISSSRWAAGNISPGDGGESLENQEMPKRRKKTPLAGSVEDRVQNNSLNSESGELKRDESERARAQSSESDETDARIRSSSRDDYHDNDSERDDYMDTDKDHGDHDSSVSQSDTDSDDDNNSRETAEPAAPPQRSVNMLQGCRSVDEFERLNKIDEGTYGVVYRAMDKKTKEIVALKKVKMEKEREGFPLTSLREINILLSLHHPSIVDVKEVVVGSNLDSIFMVMEYMEHDLKALMETKKQPFSQSEVKCLMLQLLAGVKYLHDNWVLHRDLKTSNLLMNNRGELKICDFGMARQYGSPLKPYTHLVVTLWYRAPELLLGVKEYSTAIDMWSLGCIMAELLSKEPLFNGKTEFDQLDKIFRILGTPNETIWPGYSKLPGVKVNFVKHPYNLLRKKFPATPFTGSPVLSDAGFNLLNRLLTYDPEERITAGDALNHEWFREVPLPTTKEFMPTFPAHHAQDRRTRRVLKSPDPLEEQRRKELQQGQIGTGGVFG
- the LOC137737525 gene encoding cyclin-dependent kinase G-2-like isoform X2; translated protein: MAAGRHGDHRENEFRGRESSFDFPRRDFATAKEDYERIRNGNPDVEMGQARDLRDKIRVRQKDIKEGNVANGGYRSSSGRNDSSNSSGWVVSRGPKPCGFSVRALDREPGELSSESGSDDAIESAVQVKESMVSKVVENGTQSPKEKKRKFSPIVWDRDDKGVSNPSKSKITTAGAAIPPPPSLSRVHHQSPNVISDSSVQVSSAKIDQVENLQSSSPVKAPVASGYVSNGVSESPLGISSPNQQSGDDHEAEQLEDEEYVPTRDISSSRWAAGNISPGDGGESLENQEMPKRRKKTPLAGSVEDRVQNNSLNSESGELKRDESERARAQSSESDETDARIRSSSRDDYHDNDSERDDYMDTDKDHGDHDSSVSQSDTDSDDDNNSRETAEPAAPPQRSVNMLQGCRSVDEFERLNKIDEGTYGVVYRAMDKKTKEIVALKKVKMEKEREGFPLTSLREINILLSLHHPSIVDVKEVVVGSNLDSIFMVMEYMEHDLKALMETKKQPFSQSEVKCLMLQLLAGVKYLHDNWVLHRDLKTSNLLMNNRGELKICDFGMARQYGSPLKPYTHLVVTLWYRAPELLLGVKEYSTAIDMWSLGCIMAELLSKEPLFNGKTEFDQLDKIFRILGTPNETIWPGYSKLPGVKVNFVKHPLPALGIIFCARSSQLRHLLDLQYFLMLDLIC